GATCCGTCAGGCCGCCGCCGAGGGCGGCGAGCGTGGCCACGACGTGGTGGGCACCCACCTCGCCGGTATCCCCGAGGTCCTCGAGGTGCACACCATCACCGGCGCCGGCGACCTGCTGGCCCGCGTCGTCGCCCGCTCCAACGACGACCTGCAGCGCGTCATCGACCGGGTCCTGGCCCACGCCCTGATCACGCGCTCCTCGACCGTCATCGCGCTCGCCACCCAGGTGCCTTACCGGGTGCTGCCGCTGGCGCGGGCGAGCGTGGGATCGGGATAGTCCGCATGAAATCTCACCCTTACTGATGGCGGACTCGAGTGGTCGAAGCGACACCGAGGAGATGGTGTCGTGGCACGAAGGACGTATGACCCGTTGGTGGTCGAGGAGTACGTGGGGCTCATCGCACAGGGCGTGGGTTACACCGACGCCAACTCGCGGTTGGGAGTG
This genomic window from Nocardioides marinus contains:
- a CDS encoding Lrp/AsnC family transcriptional regulator — its product is MDDLDVRLIDLFTAEPRVGVLEASRRLGVARGTVQARLDRLADRGIVTGWGPDLSPEALGHPVTAFLTLEIRQAAAEGGERGHDVVGTHLAGIPEVLEVHTITGAGDLLARVVARSNDDLQRVIDRVLAHALITRSSTVIALATQVPYRVLPLARASVGSG